The Dermacentor albipictus isolate Rhodes 1998 colony chromosome 2, USDA_Dalb.pri_finalv2, whole genome shotgun sequence genome has a segment encoding these proteins:
- the LOC135900782 gene encoding tripartite motif-containing protein 2-like, with amino-acid sequence MTSSTLVETVSLNYEDFSENFLTCSTCLCTYDGQERSPKLLSCSHTVCRSCLERLAAAARSQHEGTLRCPICREAVPLPEPGVGALPPSFLVNQLLDLVASRRREVVPKCALHPAGPELLFCEACDQVFCSTCLGPAHADSSHTVVPFSIAVKRMSEILLYKSQLCLSKLDAAAEAVSAEITRLDAAAEEVTDQIEASFREIQDLLEQRRKSLLATLQALWDRKKEALEEQLNQIQNERSQLEQECCTPESQLDVRNLTKKIADLDIKMGSLDHLAEPRENCYLHFDCAYNSALDDIAQALKLFGKLETSHTFPPLCTINVKDCPAYVRACALLRTYDCDGRPQTVGGDPVTVALVACNEDQKPLDVQVIDRGTGEYAVTFQVPRVARYRLAVSVLGRPLQGSPFEFAATDNIDPDMVFGRRGNGADGFHQPVAVVCGPEGLLYVLDTGNCRIKVLTPELRFLRHMTGVGVEERGGTGLAISPSAGTLVTCNWRTRLITEFTADGTIVRTFTHADLQEPTALAVNSKGDVFVVDSGKRCVFIFKQDGTLVRKVEGKVLALPTNFNPSAVAVSPDDSVLVADSTIHVLDMHGSWLSKMFVEGKGKGRFGGICVDAQGIVLAARPDRSKNNVLLFDRVGGQLTYTIESRGSRLGRPLGIAALPDGHAVVVDLGNDCIKKYRYK; translated from the exons ATGACGTCGTCAACGCTGGTTGAGACGGTGTCGCTGAACTACGAAGACTTCAGCGAAAACTTCCTCACGTGCAGCACGTGCCTGTGTACGTACGATGGCCAGGAGCGCAGCCCCAAGCTGCTCTCCTGCTCCCACACAGTGTGCCGCAGCTGCCTCGAGCGCCTTGCTGCAGCCGCTCGATCCCAG CACGAGGGCACGCTGAGGTGCCCCATCTGCCGTGAGGCTGTGCCTCTGCCAGAGCCTGGGGTTGGGGCGCTGCCCCCCAGCTTCCTTGTCAACCAGCTGCTGGACCTCGTGGCCAGCCGGCGGCGTGAGGTTGTGCCCAAGTGCGCCCTCCACCCTGCGGGGCCAGAGTTGCTCTTCTGCGAGGCGTGTGACCAAGTGTTCTGCTCCACATGCCTCGGTCCTGCCCATGCCGACTCCAGCCACACTGTCGTGCCCTTCTCCATTGCTGTCAAGCGCATGTCCGAGATACTGCTGTACAAA TCTCAATTGTGCCTGAGCAAACTGGATGCAGCTGCGGAGGCAGTGAGTGCCGAGATCACAAGGCTTGATGCTGCTGCGGAAGAAGTAACAGACCAAATTGAGGCCTCCTTTCGGGAAATTCAGGACCTTCTGGAGCAACGGCGGAAGTCACTGCTGGCCACATTGCAG GCACTCTGGGACCGCAAGAAAGAGGCCCTTGAAGAGCAGCTGAATCAAATCCAAAATGAGAGGTCTCAGCTTGAGCAGGAGTGCTGCACCCCCGAGAGTCAGCTTGATGTCCGAAACCTCACAAAAAAGATTGCCGACTTGGATATCAAGATGGGTTCTCTAGATCACTTGGCTGAACCACGCGAGAACTGCTACCTCCATTTTGACTGTGCCTACAACTCTGCTCTTGATGACATTGCACAGGCTCTCAAGCTCTTTGGCAAGCTCGAGACAAGCCACACATTTCCACCCCTGTGTACAATTAACGTCAAGGACTGTCCGGCATATGTCAGGGCCTGTGCTTTGCTTCGTACCTACGACTGTGACGGTCGGCCTCAGACGGTGGGTGGGGATCCTGTGACTGTGGCACTAGTGGCATGTAATGAAGATCAGAAACCACTTGATGTTCAAGTTATAGACCGTGGCACTGGTGAATATGCTGTGACGTTTCAAGTTCCCCGTGTTGCGCGATACCGCCTTGCTGTCTCAGTGCTAGGCCGACCCTTACAGGGCAGTCCTTTCGAGTTTGCCGCCACTGACAACATCGACCCCGACATGGTGTTTGGCCGACGTGGAAACGGCGCTGACGGATTCCATCAGCCTGTGGCCGTGGTGTGTGGACCAGAGGGCCTGCTCTATGTGCTGGACACAGGAAACTGCAGAATTAAGGTCCTCACACCGGAACTTCGGTTTCTCCGTCACATGACAGGAGTTGGCGTTGAAGAACGCGGTGGCACAGGACTTGCCATCTCCCCATCTGCAGGAACTCTGGTGACATGCAACTGGAGGACCCGCCTGATTACTGAGTTCACTGCTGATGGGACCATCGTTCGGACCTTCACACATGCCGACCTGCAGGAACCCACAGCCCTTGCAGTCAACTCTAAGGGGGATGTGTTTGTCGTGGATAGCGGGAAACGCTGCGTCTTTATTTTTAAGCAAGACGGCACGCTTGTCAGGAAGGTGGAAGGAAAAGTGCTGGCGCTGCCGACCAACTTCAACCCAAGTGCTGTAGCGGTGAGTCCGGATGACAGCGTTCTAGTGGCGGACTCAACAATACATGTGCTAGACATGCACGGCAGCTGGCTCTCAAAAATGTTTGTCGAGGGCAAGGGGAAAGGAAGATTTGGGGGCATCTGTGTCGATGCACAAGGCATTGTGCTGGCTGCTCGCCCTGATCGCAGCAAGAACAACGTCCTGCTGTTTGACCGGGTCGGCGGGCAGCTCACCTACACGATTGAAAGCAGGGGTAGCCGGCTGGGTCGGCCTCTTGGAATCGCCGCACTCCCAGATGGTCACGCTGTTGTGGTAGACCTTGGGAACGACTGTATAAAGAAGTATCGATACAAGTGA